Genomic window (Zingiber officinale cultivar Zhangliang chromosome 2B, Zo_v1.1, whole genome shotgun sequence):
ttgtttgcatatcccGATCTGTACGCTTTGATCCTTTTATCCTGTCCCGCAGGACTATAAATCCCGgcttgtaatccttggtttgcatatctcgACATGTACGCTTTGATCCCTTTATCCTATCCCACAGGGCTATAAATCTCGACCTGGGATCCTGGCCTCCTGGTTCCTACTCGCTATGCAGGCCCAACCCCCGGCACGCAATCTATGCCCGACTTAGACCATCTTGTGACCAGGCCTTTTGAACTCCACGTAGTCCGGTTTTTTGACCTCCCTATAGGTCagacttttgaccgccatgtgggcttgacttctgaccgccatgtGGGCTTGACCTTTGACCATCCCTTGAGCTTGACTTCCGACGACATCTTCTTCCAGACCCTACGATCATCCACCGTATCAGTCGGATAGAACTTGATACCATTTAAGAAGTTCAAAGTTTTCCTGGTTTAATTTCATCTTACCACATTTTGCTAGTGGTTCATTGAAAAATTTAACTCGAAAAGAGACATGTTAGATTGGATTATGCAAGCTCAACAAAGTTTTCAATTCAAATCCCTAAGTCCTTTCCTCACCGGGCTTTAAGAAACCTTTCAAAGTTGAATGTGACGTTTCTAACATATGGATCGGTGTCATTCTAAGCTTTATGCTCTAGATCATCGGAGCCAATTTCGATCTCCTTTCAAATTATGGAGCTTTATGATTTCTTCAACGTAAACCAAGCTCAACCAATATGGTGGACAATTTAAGTTGAGAGATTCTTTGTTGTCTACATATTACAAGAAGTGTTTCGAGGTTACCGTACTTTGGGAAACTTTTATTAACTAAAGATGGAAAAAGATGTTATCCAAAAATTGATGTGTGATTTAGTAGTTTTAAAAATAGGATGTGTGATTTGAATATGAactttaaataatatatttatattatttgatATAATTATGAGAATAAACGTTATAATATTGTCATAATATTATTACAAAGAATTTTCATTTTTGTGATAAAGTGGCTTGAAAATGACTCTTATTCTATTTGCAACATAATCTATAATTTGAGACATATTATGATGGAAAtcatatttttggaaataaaacaGGAATTACTCACAGTAGTACTGTCTAAAACACTAATTAATCAGTGATAAAGTAATTAATTAGATCATAAACACTTACACTGCACACCACCAATTAAGACAAGGCTAAGGTTACAGCCTTACAGGATTAATTATCCACCTTAATTACGCAGATTAATTAACATAATCAACAATTAAGACCCCAAGATGCTTCTAATGATCTCAGCCTGCGGGCTGTCGGCCTCCATTGTCGCCATCAGCCCGCCGAGCTGCTCGCTCAGGTCGTCCACCTCCCGGTGGAGGCTCTTTATGTACCCGCACATCTCCTTCAGCAGCTTCGCTGCTGACGCCTGCATTATAATTCGTCGGCGATGTCAGAAACAGCCGGGGGAAAAGaaagaagtatatatatatagctcACGCAGGAATTGCATGTGGTTTGGTTCTGCTACGCACCCTGCTCGTGGTTCTCCGGCGAGACTCGGGGAGGAGGGCCTGGAGCTTGGAGATGAGGTCGTTGATCTCTTCGTCAGAGATCCGGGAGCGGCGGCTCGACATGCTGGGCTACGGCGAGGgtggggaggaggaggaggagtagtGAGGAGGAAGGTGGGGGTGTGTATTAGTAGAAGGCAGTGGGCCCACATGTCTCGCTGCGGTAGCTTTCATTGGCCCAAACGGTCGGACCCGGCCGGTGGACCACCACCTCTTTCACTCTCCTCGCATTAACTCCAAGGGTGATCTTCAGCAATTTTACAATCTACCGCAATGTTTTTGTTAAaattaactattatggcttctagTACCGCGAGTAAATTTGATGTACGATTGGATCAGAATCAAACTTGAACAATGCAAAATTTTCAATTTCGTTTGTTTGTAGCCCTACTGTGAATTATAAATAAAagctataattttgaaaaaataatattttaaactaTAGGGGTGAATCTAAAAATCTGCTAAACTAGCATGGGAGGCGAAATGAAAATATGTTTAATGGATTCGATTGATTTAATTTGTTGGGTGGGGCGGAGAAGGACGCAGCCAGCGCCCGGGATTCACGCGCTGCTGCCGGTGGCTCGGCGCGTGACGTGACGGCGCGCGGTGGCTGGTGGGGCGGATACGGTGGCGGATCGCCGGCGGCCGGTCCATCTGGGCACCGTGGGTGCCTCCACGTGATGCTGCAGGGCTGCGAGGTGGGTCGCCGGACCACTCTCGGTGGGTCGGACAGCAGTGGGGCTCACATCGCCTAATTATTGGATccgtttttttaattattatttttatttttctaccaTTTTGAATTTACCACGtaattgtttgtttttttttaaaccaataattaataagaatttatttatttaaaggaGAGGTGTGAGTTAATGGCAGTGACTTGCCTCGCGACTGCACCCTGTAGGGAGGGCTGTGGGGCCCGACGGAGATATCGAAGGGTGAAGGGTGTAGGGGACCCTTCCTTATACGTCACTTAAGCCATGgcacaagcaaaaaaaaaaaaaaaaaactaaaggaGAACCATGGTAATAATTTTGTTACATTCTTGATAAGTCTTAGTAATCGACAAAATCCACTCGATAACATCGACAAATTATAAGATTAACCAGTGAAATGGAGTATACATTACAAAAGATCCATGTAGGAACAAGAGAAAGAGAGTCGTAAAATAATATTACAACTAAAAGAAGATAACCTTTATAGTCATTCATTAGGATATAtggtaaataaattaaatatttatgagTAAATTTGATATAACACTcaataagaatttatttatacgCATTCAATTGTCTAGTAAAGCTCCCATCCCTCCACTAATCCATCCTTTCTAGTAAAGttcatatgaaaaaaaaaaatctcacggAGACCATGCAAACTGAATGAAAAAAGTTCATGTTAATTTTACAGcagaataaaataatttaatcacaATATTTTAAGATGTACAGTTCGTATGAAAAACAAAAGTACATATTCCTCCCGGCAACTGACGCATCctcttatttataataaaataaaataaaatggatcAAGAATGAATTACTTATAATGGACCACTTATAATGAGGTTGAATTGTGATTGTGATCCGATCAAATTAGTTATGATCCATTTTTAGATCATCATCCTTTCTAGATTATAATTTGGATTAGATAGGTAGCCGGAGGCCGCCTCCCGCTCAATGACGTCAGGTTGCTTGGCCACTTGTCCATAGTCGATGATTTCTATGTGGCTTCCGATCATTCATTCtgatctaaattataatttgaggATAATGAATTTAAGAAGAAATCGTAATTAATTATGTTCAGATCATACGCATGATCCATAAATGATCCATCCTCTTATCTAAATTTTTATGTCTAAAGGGGATCTGGCCTCCAGTATGCCTATAATTTTTTACTGATGTGAATTTCTTAGTTATATGATTGATCTCCTTTGTAGATAGTAGAGGCACTGTAAAGGGACCGCCCAGATGACTATTTCAACTATTACTGTCAATTTTCTAACTAAAAAATTAATGTCATCATTAATACTACTAGATGACTCACTGAGTTATTGGAACGAGCCATCACGAGCAAGTCGGATGAATATCGAGTTGTCTCTGGTTAAATACTTTCTTATTGAGTCCGCTCCTATCGGATTGGCAGTTAACCGGGTCAGCGAGTCATCGAGCCACCGAGCAACGAAAACAAGGGGTTGCCCATTGCCGACCTGGGATAGAGAAGAGGGTGGGCGCTAGAaacgagcgaatcaccttttgtcaCATGAACTTTCCTCACAATGGTTGGACGAGTTGGGAAGTTGCAACCACCAAATATAGTTGGAAGGGTGATTGATCCTATCTAAAAGTTATGGAGAAGGTTAATTGATATGTGATTTCTGAATTGATCACGTATAGATCTCGTTCTGCTTTGTAATATAAGAAATGTCAGTATTGGACTAGGGAATGGATTTCCgacgttggtcctccgacgctcaagttagtcatcGGAACAATGAGCTACAAAAAATACTATTATTACCGACTGAATATTCCGTCAgtattccgtcggtatatgacattaccgacggaataccgatGGAATTTATGGTATCGGAAGTATTTTGGTCGGCATTTACTTTACCGACGGAAAAGTAAATCCGTCGGTAAGTACTGACTGAAGATATAATGTCGTCGGTATATTACCGACTGCGTTTTTTACCCGTCGGTAAAAAACCAAACGGCGGTAAACGGAGATTCCCGACGGAATCACTGATTCCGTCGGGAATATATCGCAAAAATCATTGTGTTTTTTCGATAATTTACCGACGGGAActgtaattccgtcggtaaaaaactggaaaaaaaattaaaattcagccCCTGTTTTGCTCGTTTCCCATATACAATTTTAATACAAATACAAACCATCACAAGCGATGACATCACAAACACAATCCACACGATATATTAACAACATACAACAACAAgatcacaatataaatcaatccacaatctccaaagtacaacatacaacaaatatataaacataactgaacgacaaatagaaaatctccaaactataataaaatctaagtatcaAGTTCTCACAATCATAAGTATCTAAAAGTACATAAGTGAAggacaaatacaaaatatccaaaatacataccatgatacatcacttatacatatatccaaatataatcctgtaaaagtcaaatacaatagattatgattagattaaatcgatgcaaatgtaatataactcaaacattgttatatacaactaattttacttgtaaaaaaaatacctggattatattttcgataaccaataatagtggtgatggtgaatgtatcagtatgaactcctgaaaaatataaaacactttaagataagcatctaataatatcccaatacaataaatatatttgacttaatgaatttctaaaaaaactaaaaaaaaaatcaagttatagttaaacatacctcaaaaaaatctaatcatcagcggGGTCTGGGTCTGATGGGTCTGGGGTCTCCTCTGACTGGGGTTGCTGTGATGGGTCTCATCGTGCAATGATTGCTTGCATCTGGGTCAATGCCTGCTCCTGTGCagcccacttcttctcccactattgatccatggtagtcatctgagtcttcaagtcttggttttcttttcttaatgactctacctcagaagaagaagaagaagaagaagaagaggaactcgcacgacccctaggagtcctcaagcgatcaaataccaccttggcctaggaaccaaggccgtagagggaggagttctttgtccttccacccacaacatcataataaatttcatttatttcctgggtggatagatcctgtgactcccctccctctactggtggctgagatgcctgagcaaccctgcttgtcatttcctcctgtgtagaaaaaatatacaatttatatattatacacaattattaaagctaattaatcattattaaagattaaatataaattgcaagttaataattcaaaccccaatgttctttgatctttctaaagaacgctcctgcatgcacaaataagtttggctaaaattatacaagttcattaataaataaaaatttaatttatataactttaaattaaaatcaccaaaactatagcgtgctcaacaatggatcgagatcctgatgtatgccgagcagatccggtactcgggccacctggctctgtattcctattcgcttgagcttttagagcctttgtctgccatctttctgcagaccaagtggtcatccatgcactccaaatctcgtcggatacataagcaggccgtgtgtcatcctttctcacatagtataataggtctttgtacaacttgacacaataaatattccaagtttTTGCAAATTCTACGTCGTGCCcctcctcccatgtatattttttctacaatttaaaaataaaattttagaatattaaaggataaatataatgtacatatttaatttacttaccacaaattcttgataatagaaatccttagttccagcatctacatgtctccatgtagtcccagatatgcagactctttccttaaatttccgtgtgatatatgtggatactcgatggtcgtcgggagtaaacctacatataagcaatattaagacataagatatatgttataaataaagaacttgaattactaataataaaaaaaatacttacgactctccaacaaccctaaggacggtggatccacggagtggtgctggaagatctgccatgataccttatatctacaaaaacatattacaacacatcataataagtctttaataacatgataaataagcaacaaaacatgattaaagcataacttactagatgaataataatgctaaaatttaatcaatgctagactctggaagcatttctactcaacattaacagtttgtaagtcgtcgtcgctagactctgttagttcaaaaaaatcctcactgctggatttctctccatcatctatctccttgtcagtggcattaccatctacaagtaattgtgatgtagattagagttgtgaatcaaccgaatgtctctctacttcgtcattctgaaatgcatcatggttttgagcagtaatagtgttcgacatttctatggtAGAACGAGACTTCAATCGACAAACAAACAACCATTCAttagctcttcttctcttcgtaggatattcaagataaacaaCCTGATCcgcttgtattgcaaaaatgaaaggttcaaacttattgaaccttctgtttgcattaacctctactaaattataatttggatgtattctggtacctgttcttggggttggatcataccatgaacatttgaacaacacacacctttttatcggtaatgtaggatactcaacctctataatttcctcaagtctaccatagtaatcaaactcaatgTTCTTGGtgtcgatagatcctttaacgcagacaccagaattaaaagttaatctctgcgaatctcgttgtctcacatggaatttgagaccattaacatagtaacccgaatagaccattatttggcgtaggggtccagatgcaagattcaatattctatcatcttgtacattagatattcttcgatctttcacctatcaaaatagtaataagaaaaattaggaccgaatttattttaataaagaattatgaaaatttctctaactcacatatatttgaaaccataatgcaaattcggtctctaacttttcagcaacctcacttgcagtcgttgatggattttgaaaatgtaattgTTGCTTATACAAGCTTTGAAAAAaggtaattataagaaaattaggatatcaagcaattaactacaacgaaataaaagcttgattagagaagttaacttactttatgtagggtttgacctcatcacagtttaagagtatgtatgttcttgcagcatggtattcttgttgagttaaccatctagaaacagatgcacccattggtttactagaaaatttaaaaatagaaagcatcgatggatctatattctgagtatcatcgaaatttctaggacatttgcgGTGTCTGATtttaacattatcagcaaaataataagagcagaaagaagatgcttcttccaccagataagcattacatattgacccttcaactcttgctttattacgaacattattttttaattttctcaaaaacctttcaaatggatacatctatctgtactgcacaggaccagctattcgtgcctcatatggtaaatgtaccggtagatgttccattgaatcaaaaaaacttggtggaaatatgcgctccaacttacaaagtatgagaggaatgtcagtctctagctgaatcatatcaaccgtcataatacacctcgctgtcaaatctctgaaaaaaagactcaagtctgtaagtgcttgccaaacattattgggaagtaaatcatgaaaagctattggaataagtctttgcatgaacacatgacagtcatgactcttcattccaaacatctttaatttgttcatgtcaacgcatcgagccatattcgaagcatatccatctggaaatttgatttcttttaaccaactacataaagcttgtttaccatctttgtctaatgtataacaagcttttggaaacttattggttgtttcattctgatgcaactctggtctgttgactagttcttttaattcttcacgtgattttgtagtgtccttagttcttctaggtacattcatcacagtgttgaagatattatcaaagaaatttttctcaacatacatcacatctatattgtgtctaatgagtagatacttccaataaggcaactcccagaatatgctcattttcttccaaccacacttgcacatcctcacCAGATACTTATTTATCTCTtcagaattaggctgagatactgagaggaatccataactatctatttattcaatgatttcttcacttgAAGCATGGACTGCTGGGGGATGTTTTttgactacaacattctttagaaaatttttcttatttcgcctaaaagggtgatccagtggtagaaatttaagatgattatcaaaccaagataccttcccactgcaaggcaatgaaaatgcatcggactctgtcatgcaatgtgggcatgctaatttaccagccgtgctccatcccgacaacattgagtatgctggaaaatcactgatcgtccataataaggccgcatgcaatgtaaaattagttttacttgcaatatcataagtaaccgaccctacattccataattcattaagctcggcaattagaggttgtaagaaaatatctatcttatcttttggattggctggaccaggaataagcacggtaaggaacataaattcatctttcatgcacatccatggtggcaaattgtacggtgttaatataactggccaagatgaatattgttgtcccgactgaccaaatggttgaaatccatctgcagaaagtctcaatctcacatttcgtggttccattgcaaaggagggaaacacagtatcaagatgtttctgttggttgctactcagaaaacctaatggttccactgtacaaaaattttgtacaaaggtctgaaccttttcctagctactatgcgttcttttaaattaaactcggatcgtctgcggaacttaacacgtttgatcctaagtttaatttatttgttctttaaggtttagactcggatctcctgcggaacttaacacgttcgatccaaatcacctaggttattaatttcattaaatattagtttccaaaattggctcccagtactgacgtggcgaggcacatgaccttcttggatatgagaacaaccaccaccgactagacaaagccttttaaggaaagttaatatttaatttccttaaataactttaggtcaaccgaaaagaacaatcaaatcacaaggaaaagaaaaaaaataaaagaacacaacatcaaaaacaaattcgaaatactagaatcgtatgcctcttgtatttggtattatttccaaaaataactagtatgatgcggaaaagaaaaatactagttataccttttagaaagacctcttgatcttctaccatattcctcttctaacctcggacattgtgtgggcaacgatcttccgagatgagaaaccaccaaagcaccttcttctcctttcttcaagtttcggccaagcacaatgcttccaaaagatgaagatctttttccaccaaccaagctccaagggatgcatgaaacaagactcctttctctccttttctccaagctagatccgaccacttctatgcctccaagagatgatgaagtctcggccacaagaaggagaagagagaaggagaaggggaacctctaggggccggccacaccaaggaagaaaagagaggaagaaaaagaatagagtcgttcacaatgaagcctcctctaccccctcttttataatccttggttttggcaaataaggaaatttaaataaaaacttccttaattcttttgccatgaaaaggaaaatttatttaattaaaaataattttctcttctccaatttatttggccggccacctctttccccaaaacaaggagagttttaattaaaacttcctaatttgtttctagaaatttataaaaatttctccaataattttaattccttcatgattggttaataaaaagaaattttataaattaattttttttttaaacatgtggataatttccaaaaaggaaagttatctctaaaaattaaaatctcctttcaatctacaaataaggaaagatattaaatcttttcttaatcttttgtagaaactaataaaagagaatttttaattttttaaactttcttttaaatcatgaacattaattaaaaggaaagtttttatcaaaattaaaatcaaccttttaatctacaaataaggaaagagatttagctcttctcttaatcttttgtagaatcttataaaaggaaagatttaaatttttaaactctcttttaaatcatattatccacataagaaaaattttaaaaaaataaaaatctttttattttaatttgggtcggccacaccaagcttgaacccaagctagggccggccatcttgaagcacccatgaaccacactttggccggccctagcttggtctccaagctagcttgaccgaccccctatgggatgggtaagaaggtgggtataggtgggtatagtactctataattaagaggctacgatagggaccgagaggagaaattggttttggtctcccgataaaattaagcatcccgtgttcgccccgaacacacaacttaattttatcaataataattcattccactagagaactattattgaactaccgcaccaatcccaaattacattttgggctccttcttattatgagtgtgttagtctccctgtgtttaagatgtcgaatgtccactaattaagtgagtt
Coding sequences:
- the LOC122049615 gene encoding transcription factor ILI5-like: MSSRRSRISDEEINDLISKLQALLPESRRRTTSRASAAKLLKEMCGYIKSLHREVDDLSEQLGGLMATMEADSPQAEIIRSILGS